The window TACGAGTTTAGCCATCAAAGGATCTGACACTGGGGTTCCaatttattttttgcaatcactaaACGTTGTGGAGTGCGAGTAGAGGCAATTCAGCTCAGTTTTGATAGAATCTTGGAGAACTGTTGGTACATGTTGGTACATGTTGTACATACAGTAGTTAAAATAGATTAGTTTGTAGGTGTTGATTAAATTTATTTCTCCGAGAATCCACTAAATGAACCAAATGAAGACCGAGCACAAATGTGCTTTCCTTACTTTTCTTTTATTGGTTGTGTTCCCCCGGATGCCAGAAAATCTCCTGATACATGTTGTACCTTCTTTAATACAAGATCAATAAAATTGTCAATTATCTAAAATACATAAATAAAAGCCGTGACTTTGCATACGAGTCAATGTAGTGGTCAAGATGAAAATAGATAGACAAAGTTACAAATAGCAACAGTCATGCATTTTCACCAACGAATGATTTCGAAAATTTAGATGGATAGTTAAGGTTTCACTTGTAACAACTCAAACAGATTGTTTTTTAGAAAGGGATGTAGACATCAATTCTTAATCCAACAAGCTCATCAACATCATTTCTTAGTTCTAATCTCAATACCCCACACAATAAGACCAGTCTTCCAAACTCCTCCCTCTGTTTCCTTTAGGCACACAGACACCTCGCTGTCACAGCCTTCTCCGTTGTAGAACTCACCAAGCTCGACCTCCATCCAGCCGTCAGCACTTCTTCGAGGGAGCATAACATCTTCTGTGAGAGGAATTGCATCACAGTTCGTATGAGGCATATAGTCTTCCCAACTACACCTCAAGATATGTTTGCGAGGTACCCCGTCATCCCCGTCCTCTATGTAGGCTTGGAGGCAAACTTGGCGTGTTGAGTCGTCAATCCCTCCAACACTGATTGATGCCTCTTGAAACGGGAAATCGAGATTGAAGAACTCATCGGCTAGCTTGAACACCATGTAAGCAGCATACTTGGAGTTTGGGCTGAGCATTGTGCTATGTATTTCGCCACGGATTAACAGCCACCAAACTCCCCGAAGTTGAGCTGCTTCACAGAAGCTGTCGCAAATGCAAGTGTATGGGTATGGTTAGAACTGGCACTAGATGGAATGAATACCATTAGATGAATGACGATAGGAACTAAATTTATAGGCCCAATTAATTAGCGCGAACCTGTTGTTTGCTTGGATCTCATCAGAACCGAGCTTGATCCGTTCCCAGTAATCTATTGTCTCTCCCCATGAAATATGCTTCGACCTCGCCGAGAGCATGTAGCACATGGCGCCTGTCTTTTTGTCCAGCCACATGCTCTGCACAAAACAAGGGTAGAATTCTGAATTTTGATCGAGTAGAAAAGGAAGCAAGCACCCAAAGTAGTCGGGGTTGGGCGATTGCATTTACATGGGATCTATAATTCTGTAAGTACCACGAGGTTGCCTGGGAGGAGCGCCGGTTGATCGGAGAGGCATCGGAACAAGCCCTTCTTGGACAGCGGCGCGTGGGGGAGCACACCTTCAGCGAGCCGTGGGAGGTCACGGGGCAGGAAGCAGGACCAGACGACATCGGAGTCCGTGGCGGCAAGAAAGGCCCGGGAGACAGCGGCACAGCGTCCGGCGTCCGGCGGCGACGTGCGGGAGAGGATCGACGCCAGGACTTCCTCCGACAGGCGCGAGATCTCATTGCCGCCTGCTTCCATGATGGGATAGATCTCGTGGATATATCTAGATCGGAAGAGACGTACCGCGGGACCAGACGCCAGGACTTATAAACACATCCCAGCCGACAAATACATGTAAATAATTAGCTCCGACTTTTCTCCGCGACATGTTTCTTTTTCTGGCCACAGCTCCATGAcatgtttgtctcaaaaaaaaaaaaactccatGACATGTTTCTCTTAGCTACGGATCACGCGCGTGCATGGTAGGCACGTGGATCAAATTGATTACTTAGGAGATTGGTGAAACCAGAAAGGCAGGCGAGAACGCTTTTGTCAAGCTTTTATGAATTGAATGATCAACTCATCAGACGAAAGAGATGAGAAGATTACATGATGCAGGAGGCAATAGAATAACTAACAGAAAGAGCAAACAATGACACTTGGCTAAGCACCCACACTAAACAAGATTGATTATCCCTAAAAAATTGAGGTTGATTAATGGTCACTAGTAATAATTAGAGTATCACACTATAGTCATGTGTCGTGGCGTCGTGTCATATAATTTTTTGAGCGCTTTTTTTCTGGCAGGTCATGCCATATGGCATAATGGCATAATGGCATAATGGCGGAGTGTCGGAGGGACTATACTGGGCCGTGACCGCCTAATATCCTCCCCCCTCTTGCCATTACTCACATTGGAATTCACATCGCGCTCGCCCCACCGGCCAGACGCCGCAATCCTAGCCAAGTGGCACGGGAACTGTACTATCTGGCCCTCTTCGAAGCATGCGTCGTCGCGCCATCCCTGACCGTCGATCACAACCTCGTCGGCATCAAGGAACACCAGCCGCTGCCCTCGCCGGCGGATGAAACCCGGCCGGAATATCAGTACTTAAAATAGATTAGTTTGCAGGTGTTGGCTAAATTTATTATGCTGAGAATCGACTAAATGGACAAAATGAAGGACGGCCGTGGATGTTCTTTCTTTACTTTGCTTTTGTGGGTTGTGTTCATGCCGGCAAAATCTCCTGATGCACGTTGTACCTTCTTTAATACAACATGAATAAAATTTCTTATCATCTAAAAGACATAAATAAAAACCTTAACTTGGCATACGCGTTAATCTAGTGATCGAGGTGAAATTTAGATGGATAGTTAAGCTTTCACTTGCAACAACTCAAACAGATTGTTTTTTAAAAAGGAATGCAGACGGCTCTTAACCCAACAAGCTCATCAACATCATCGCTTAGTTCTAATCTCAATACCCCACACAATAAGACCAGCCTTGTAAACTCCTCCTTCTGTTTCCTTTAGGCACACAGACACCTCGCTATCGTAGCCTTGTCCATTGTAGAACTCGCCAAGCTCGACCTCCATCCAGCTGTCAGCCCTTTTTCGAGGGAGCATAACATCATCTGTGAGAGGAATTGCATGATAGCTCGTACGAGGCAGCTGCTGGTTTTCCCAGCTTGCAATTGCCCTCAAGATATGTTTGCG is drawn from Triticum dicoccoides isolate Atlit2015 ecotype Zavitan chromosome 6B, WEW_v2.0, whole genome shotgun sequence and contains these coding sequences:
- the LOC119321523 gene encoding F-box protein PP2-B11-like, which encodes MEAGGNEISRLSEEVLASILSRTSPPDAGRCAAVSRAFLAATDSDVVWSCFLPRDLPRLAEGVLPHAPLSKKGLFRCLSDQPALLPGNLVSMWLDKKTGAMCYMLSARSKHISWGETIDYWERIKLGSDEIQANNSFCEAAQLRGVWWLLIRGEIHSTMLSPNSKYAAYMVFKLADEFFNLDFPFQEASISVGGIDDSTRQVCLQAYIEDGDDGVPRKHILRCSWEDYMPHTNCDAIPLTEDVMLPRRSADGWMEVELGEFYNGEGCDSEVSVCLKETEGGVWKTGLIVWGIEIRTKK